The following proteins are encoded in a genomic region of Polyangiaceae bacterium:
- a CDS encoding caspase family protein has product MIPGAYHGDGGILAPVSKPRARSLAHAVIAALVVGGCSVTVQPIRSPGGGRPDAATKNDAPVVNLEQVSPDIPVASCPDEPPPPVLDSSAKFVLQNGHERPIMRLAVSADGRTLASAGLDGTVRVWDVQRGILLRKLGTAGAFVNGLSLSANGKRLAYYAPDGSPEGLAIRIVDLDRGSPPRSVTPQYGAFKLSADGKKIAIVADKLMLFDVDSGALLHDVPLGLKNSAIALDVAFDEANTRLAIIGPGEAMIVDVAKGTITHRWPTKYSSAADVPSTIAFAKDWLFVHTTARTITRYSLNNGAAPTTLPGTYKDLAVMGDRLWVADFMKGNVSAFSLPNLTPIALPDLHPAKAEIIAASSDASTVVFAKSDFGSGSLIDARDAETMRPLRTIEGRVTGIDAIALNLTADELVTGSSIGEVGRWSLRDGTRAVPLPDVELDRSRIVSLDYAPNGEFYASTDGSYGVRVRDAKTGRTIRLWAPKPGYHVRFTGFLPKSTDLVTVAMRIDRKASATMKTPSGTPHIDETFDVVVDRWDLSGPKPPLAVRPFGTIAHPTRTAVGQTSHEGAHVALSPKGDLLALEGSSELSLLRMGSGAIAWTKPLQTIIAGSTKQPDGALDQQARWMTFSPDGKALLLSTRRLETNAKGVQVYVPILLVFDASNGRITGTYRLTTYGPVAWRNGKVLVGGPRPVLLDAAKMTVLARIAAPDNVITAVALHPTRDLFVIGGDGGATSFVDERGGITATLVSTPNGEWIAAAPDGAYRSSIDGARAIAWSFTSPLEGFSFERFAARFDKPDVVARRLMGEASPAAVSLARPPRLHVDNARGVIRTPDRSLTIATTASSASRVDRVRAFVDGRPVAEQLVCAREGKTTLTIPLHAGQNRVGLVAYDAAGQASNTQSIDVVSTSAAAERPNLHVVAIGVSRYPNMESDQQLEYADDDARSVGESLERQVGPGKPFAKVFTTTLIDDRVTVESVEKAIASLRVMRPDDLGVVFFAGHGAKLADDKMVFLTSQASFTRKAAEAHGLGWDKIRAGLASVRGRVLMMLDACHSGYLTTEVVAPNEDLARQLAAGDRAGVFVFSAARGSQFSYEVPPGGLSSMNRGLELAWAGQKPPPMSRELPGGHGLFTSALLEALAGDAPDRDRSGITEVGELVDYVTERVRAASNGKQTPWVARREMFGEFVVVPAK; this is encoded by the coding sequence ATGATACCGGGAGCCTATCATGGTGACGGGGGTATTCTCGCGCCCGTGTCCAAGCCCAGAGCACGATCGCTCGCACACGCCGTCATCGCTGCCCTCGTCGTCGGAGGTTGTAGCGTTACCGTTCAACCGATCCGCTCGCCTGGCGGGGGTCGCCCCGACGCTGCGACGAAAAACGACGCGCCTGTCGTGAACCTCGAGCAGGTTTCTCCGGACATACCCGTCGCGTCGTGCCCCGACGAACCACCTCCCCCGGTGCTCGACTCGTCCGCAAAGTTCGTCCTTCAAAACGGGCACGAGCGTCCCATCATGCGCCTCGCCGTGAGCGCCGATGGCCGCACGCTCGCGTCCGCCGGTCTCGATGGAACCGTCCGCGTGTGGGACGTGCAAAGAGGCATTCTTCTGCGAAAACTCGGAACCGCCGGCGCCTTCGTCAACGGTTTGTCTCTCAGCGCCAACGGTAAGCGCCTCGCCTACTACGCGCCCGACGGTAGCCCCGAAGGACTTGCGATCCGTATCGTCGATCTCGATCGAGGATCGCCGCCGCGATCGGTCACTCCGCAATACGGTGCGTTCAAGCTGTCAGCGGACGGCAAGAAGATCGCCATCGTCGCGGACAAGCTCATGCTCTTCGACGTCGACTCGGGCGCTCTCCTGCACGACGTGCCTTTGGGCTTGAAGAATTCAGCCATCGCGCTCGATGTTGCTTTCGACGAAGCGAACACTCGACTTGCGATCATCGGGCCGGGTGAAGCGATGATCGTCGACGTCGCCAAAGGGACGATCACACATCGTTGGCCCACAAAATATTCGTCAGCCGCCGATGTACCATCGACCATTGCCTTTGCGAAGGATTGGCTCTTCGTGCACACCACGGCGAGAACCATCACGCGATACTCACTGAATAACGGCGCGGCACCAACCACGCTACCTGGGACCTACAAGGATCTCGCGGTCATGGGAGATCGGCTCTGGGTCGCCGACTTCATGAAGGGCAACGTGAGTGCGTTTTCCCTTCCAAACCTGACGCCCATCGCGCTTCCAGACCTGCATCCTGCCAAGGCAGAGATCATCGCAGCGAGCTCCGACGCATCGACGGTCGTGTTTGCCAAGAGCGACTTTGGCTCGGGTTCGCTCATCGATGCGCGCGATGCCGAAACAATGCGCCCGCTGCGCACCATCGAAGGACGCGTGACCGGCATCGACGCCATCGCGCTCAACCTGACGGCGGATGAGCTCGTGACCGGATCCTCCATCGGCGAGGTCGGGCGCTGGAGTCTCCGCGACGGCACACGCGCCGTGCCGCTCCCTGACGTGGAGCTCGATCGCAGCCGCATCGTGAGCCTCGACTACGCACCAAACGGCGAGTTCTACGCGTCGACCGATGGTTCGTACGGGGTGCGCGTTCGCGACGCGAAGACCGGGCGCACGATTCGTTTATGGGCACCCAAGCCCGGGTACCACGTGCGCTTCACCGGCTTCCTTCCGAAATCGACGGACCTCGTCACGGTTGCCATGCGCATCGATCGCAAAGCGTCTGCGACGATGAAGACGCCAAGCGGCACGCCGCACATCGACGAGACCTTCGATGTCGTCGTCGATCGGTGGGACCTCTCGGGCCCCAAGCCTCCGCTCGCTGTCAGACCCTTCGGAACGATTGCTCATCCAACGAGAACAGCCGTTGGACAAACCTCGCACGAAGGGGCGCACGTCGCGCTTTCACCCAAGGGCGATCTGCTCGCTCTCGAAGGCAGCAGCGAGCTGTCTCTGCTGCGCATGGGCTCGGGTGCGATCGCTTGGACGAAGCCGCTGCAAACCATCATCGCAGGCAGCACCAAACAACCCGACGGCGCACTTGATCAACAAGCGCGTTGGATGACGTTTTCACCCGACGGCAAAGCGTTGCTGTTGTCGACCAGGCGCCTCGAAACGAATGCGAAAGGCGTCCAGGTCTACGTGCCGATCCTCCTCGTCTTCGATGCATCGAACGGACGCATCACGGGGACATATCGTTTGACCACATACGGTCCCGTTGCTTGGCGCAATGGAAAGGTTCTCGTTGGAGGACCGCGCCCGGTGCTGCTCGACGCAGCGAAGATGACCGTGCTCGCGCGCATCGCAGCACCGGACAACGTGATCACTGCAGTCGCGTTGCATCCCACGCGTGACCTGTTCGTCATCGGCGGAGATGGTGGAGCGACGTCGTTCGTGGACGAGCGCGGCGGCATCACCGCGACACTCGTGTCCACGCCCAACGGCGAGTGGATCGCGGCAGCTCCGGACGGCGCGTATCGTTCGAGCATCGATGGGGCACGAGCCATCGCATGGAGTTTCACCTCGCCGCTGGAAGGTTTTTCGTTCGAGCGTTTTGCGGCTCGTTTCGACAAACCCGACGTCGTTGCGCGGCGTCTCATGGGCGAAGCGTCACCCGCCGCCGTGTCGCTCGCGCGGCCGCCCCGATTGCACGTGGACAATGCTCGCGGCGTCATCCGTACGCCCGATCGATCGCTGACCATCGCCACGACAGCGTCGAGCGCGTCGCGTGTCGATCGCGTTCGCGCATTCGTGGATGGAAGGCCCGTCGCCGAGCAGCTCGTGTGCGCGCGTGAAGGCAAGACGACGCTCACGATTCCGCTGCATGCGGGGCAAAATCGAGTGGGCCTTGTCGCGTACGATGCAGCGGGACAAGCGAGCAACACGCAGAGCATCGATGTCGTGTCGACGTCGGCGGCTGCCGAGCGACCCAATCTGCACGTCGTTGCGATTGGCGTGAGTCGGTATCCGAACATGGAGTCGGATCAGCAGCTCGAGTATGCCGATGACGACGCGCGTTCGGTTGGCGAATCGCTCGAGCGCCAAGTTGGTCCCGGCAAACCCTTCGCGAAAGTTTTCACGACCACGCTCATCGACGACAGGGTGACGGTTGAATCCGTCGAGAAAGCAATCGCGAGCCTTCGCGTCATGCGTCCCGATGATCTCGGCGTGGTGTTTTTCGCGGGACACGGCGCCAAACTCGCCGACGACAAAATGGTTTTCCTGACGAGCCAAGCGTCGTTCACGCGCAAGGCTGCCGAAGCGCACGGCTTGGGCTGGGACAAGATCCGCGCAGGGCTAGCATCGGTGCGCGGCCGCGTGCTCATGATGCTGGACGCATGTCATTCGGGTTATCTCACGACCGAGGTTGTCGCGCCAAACGAGGATCTTGCGCGGCAATTGGCGGCCGGTGATCGGGCCGGCGTATTCGTATTTTCAGCGGCACGCGGCTCTCAATTCAGTTATGAAGTGCCACCGGGAGGCCTGAGCAGCATGAATCGCGGATTGGAATTGGCGTGGGCCGGTCAAAAGCCGCCGCCGATGTCGCGCGAACTGCCTGGAGGGCACGGCCTCTTCACGAGCGCGCTCTTGGAAGCGCTCGCGGGTGACGCGCCCGATCGCGATCGAAGCGGAATAACGGAAGTGGGGGAGCTCGTCGATTACGTGACCGAACGCGTGCGAGCCGCGTCGAATGGGAAGCAAACGCCCTGGGTTGCAAGGCGCGAGATGTTCGGCGAATTCGTCGTCGTACCAGCGAAGTAA
- a CDS encoding PQQ-binding-like beta-propeller repeat protein — MEEPLILLEPKRLVGLDPTTGAVRFAIPLSGVNPIFARLYLEAGIAIVAGFDTLACCDVRSGTVLWQVKTREGARGGVVARNGRVYLYKNGSIDCYDGRGALLFRHEGESKYGGSFGFAHDVCWVPNDTK, encoded by the coding sequence ATGGAAGAGCCTCTCATCCTACTCGAACCAAAACGGCTCGTTGGACTCGATCCCACGACGGGTGCCGTGCGTTTTGCCATCCCTCTATCAGGCGTGAATCCCATTTTCGCACGCCTCTACCTCGAAGCCGGCATCGCCATCGTTGCGGGGTTCGATACGTTGGCATGTTGCGACGTGCGAAGCGGTACTGTGCTTTGGCAAGTCAAGACGCGCGAGGGGGCTCGTGGCGGAGTCGTCGCACGCAACGGCCGCGTATACCTTTACAAGAATGGTTCGATTGATTGTTATGATGGACGTGGCGCACTTCTGTTTCGCCATGAAGGTGAAAGCAAGTACGGTGGGTCGTTCGGGTTTGCCCATGACGTATGCTGGGTACCGAACGACACGAAATGA
- a CDS encoding DUF4150 domain-containing protein → MFANTQMMGIDLGFPDVCLTPTPAPVPIPYPNIAAGPMGVPAAYNVLLMCAPAHNVATTIPLTNGDNPGVALGVASGLVMGPSRHILPSVTCLMGGLPATRMTSVTIQNSTNCPGMRLVPSQPKVLILAP, encoded by the coding sequence ATGTTTGCAAATACGCAAATGATGGGAATTGATCTTGGTTTTCCGGATGTTTGCCTCACGCCGACCCCAGCGCCAGTTCCAATACCTTATCCGAACATCGCTGCCGGTCCGATGGGTGTGCCGGCTGCATACAACGTGCTCTTGATGTGCGCACCAGCGCATAACGTCGCTACGACGATACCCTTGACAAACGGCGACAACCCCGGTGTCGCCCTTGGTGTCGCGTCGGGGCTCGTAATGGGACCTTCACGTCATATTTTGCCCTCGGTGACGTGTCTCATGGGAGGGCTACCCGCAACGCGCATGACGAGCGTCACGATTCAGAATTCGACCAACTGTCCCGGCATGCGGCTCGTACCAAGCCAGCCCAAGGTGCTCATTTTGGCCCCTTGA
- a CDS encoding DUF3540 domain-containing protein: protein MAAVVTKTQNRDVIQESAVVLANEPCRVRGGGGVEYVVERAASCLMKPQVGDEVLVCLLPDRRAFVLAVLVRDGVRKTEISVDGDLSLRAEHGCIEIAASEGVSVVTPRNVEMVAGKLSIRAVAAVLASEAITMVGKTVHQEVDRVKLVARTLDTTLERFTQRAKQSFRLIQETDHLRAERVDYVAEKSITMHGEHAIVTAQELVKVDGGQIHLG from the coding sequence ATGGCTGCCGTCGTGACGAAAACGCAAAATAGGGACGTAATACAAGAGTCCGCCGTCGTTCTAGCCAACGAACCGTGTCGGGTGCGCGGCGGAGGAGGCGTCGAATACGTCGTCGAGCGCGCGGCGAGCTGCTTGATGAAGCCGCAAGTTGGAGACGAAGTGCTCGTTTGTCTTCTACCGGATCGGCGTGCATTCGTGCTTGCCGTGCTCGTTCGTGACGGCGTGCGAAAAACCGAGATATCGGTGGATGGAGATCTGAGCCTTCGCGCCGAGCACGGATGCATTGAAATCGCAGCAAGTGAAGGAGTCTCCGTGGTTACGCCACGAAATGTCGAAATGGTCGCGGGGAAACTGTCGATAAGGGCGGTCGCGGCCGTGCTGGCAAGCGAGGCCATTACGATGGTGGGAAAAACCGTCCACCAAGAGGTGGATCGGGTCAAGCTCGTGGCACGTACGCTCGACACCACGCTCGAACGTTTTACACAACGGGCGAAGCAATCGTTTCGCTTGATTCAAGAGACGGACCATCTGCGTGCGGAGCGCGTGGATTACGTCGCGGAAAAGAGCATTACGATGCATGGCGAACACGCCATCGTGACCGCTCAGGAATTGGTCAAGGTCGACGGCGGACAGATTCATCTGGGCTGA
- a CDS encoding pentapeptide repeat-containing protein gives MHKIDLEQRIRMGEIIEDVDLSSADLEGASLGGGIFQRVRLAGANLTGADMRETVFSKCIFDGARMENANLRQAVIEGSSLSSTLLVGANLVNAKISGGTQRSVRLERANLTIAAILDGDLSGANLSGATLDRTTFLDESLAGVELGGTNLKQCIFLKADLSTAKLTGATFDMVIFTEANLRGQKLAKQSFRLCQFGGADLTEVDFRGADLTQCNFKDAKLVKADLSEAKLVRALFATANLAGALLVGATLTQSVFQGADLSGANLSAAKADQCIFKRAKLPFATLCDADLTYADFTHADLTGADFRRATLMRAQLHGSIQKDSHWSAGKVSALSVDPELAEAEQFRS, from the coding sequence ATGCATAAGATCGACCTAGAGCAACGGATTCGAATGGGCGAGATCATCGAAGATGTCGATCTTTCGTCCGCCGACCTCGAGGGAGCGAGTCTCGGGGGCGGCATTTTTCAACGCGTCCGTTTGGCCGGTGCAAACCTCACGGGTGCGGACATGCGCGAAACGGTGTTCTCGAAGTGCATTTTCGACGGTGCGCGGATGGAGAACGCGAATCTGCGACAAGCGGTGATCGAGGGCTCGTCGCTTTCATCGACGTTGCTCGTGGGAGCAAACCTGGTGAACGCCAAGATCAGCGGCGGTACACAAAGAAGCGTGCGGCTCGAGCGGGCCAATCTGACGATTGCAGCAATTCTCGACGGGGATCTTTCGGGAGCAAACCTGAGTGGCGCCACGCTCGACCGAACGACATTTCTCGACGAGAGCCTCGCGGGTGTAGAGCTTGGCGGGACGAACCTCAAGCAATGCATTTTTCTGAAAGCCGATCTGTCGACGGCGAAGCTCACGGGGGCGACGTTCGACATGGTGATTTTCACGGAGGCAAACCTTCGCGGACAAAAGCTTGCCAAGCAATCTTTTCGGTTGTGTCAATTTGGTGGCGCCGATCTGACGGAAGTTGATTTTCGTGGCGCCGACCTTACGCAATGCAACTTCAAGGACGCAAAGCTCGTGAAGGCAGACTTGAGCGAAGCTAAGCTCGTGCGGGCGCTTTTTGCCACGGCAAACCTGGCGGGCGCATTGCTCGTGGGCGCAACGCTCACGCAATCGGTTTTCCAAGGTGCAGACTTGTCAGGCGCCAATCTGAGCGCGGCGAAGGCTGATCAATGCATCTTCAAGCGAGCGAAGCTGCCCTTTGCAACATTGTGCGATGCAGACCTGACCTATGCGGACTTCACGCATGCCGACCTTACCGGCGCTGATTTCCGGCGGGCAACGTTGATGCGGGCACAGCTTCATGGAAGCATACAAAAAGATTCTCATTGGAGCGCGGGAAAGGTCTCCGCGCTATCGGTTGACCCAGAGCTCGCCGAAGCCGAGCAATTCCGGAGCTAG
- a CDS encoding DUF2169 domain-containing protein, with amino-acid sequence MKTIKPLRLGILTRPFENARQYYLSVAVMAFFPFDTPERLLPEISLWKLVAKELGEEGILDEGMPKSAAEVLVAGHAFPPNPPKPHCHVRLRMRSIDRTLYVFGDRQWTLGGPTDPEPFTSMPITWSRAFGGEGFDKNPHGKGIKPIKSEQKEWHPLPNVENPQKLIRSTRDKPDPAGFSPFDVTFSQRAGKAGTYDDRWLKEQYPGFPLDFDWTFFNVAPEEQRFEDFLRGGEEFTIDNMHPSIAISKGRLPRGRARCFAEVRVGESLEFREISTQIDTVWLFPGHSRGVVIHRGVLPVTEDDAADVVNLLAAYEAEGQPKSIEHYKRALADRLDKKSALTAVLRDRDLLPEMPPAGNHPDEEVSDMKELLTTDRLVLENARRATQKRLDDARAEIKENFEKHPELAGQQPDLSGIPEKAPPLPPAQTNLDDLPDIVEGALKQAEEAQKKAAEESKQMEERARALCKEQKLDYDKLVADTKMQERKASRRFSAKAKLEHMEELVKLADNAEIDASEVRAALADPKLVEKLVALEEQLNDVYRKTAHYLEPTLADGEGITRTEVEQGARAGQTFAGRDFTNADLSGLNLTGIDLEGAFLEGANLSGTNLSNANLKHAVLAHANLSDAKLVSADLSHANAGGANFTKAEFKNAILHKTVLAKADLSWAQLSGANLDATDVSEAKFFKTDLSGATARNLLLVRTNLEDTNLRRADLTKTVFFEGSLKSVDFTEAICVGTVFMTVDGAGALFDRANMRSVRFVKDASFPNASFLGADMEGANLRSTVLTGAQFMGANLRSADLSEAQLEGANLSNVVANDAMFIRTDLRRANLENADLMQAILQKARVDGANFQGANLFRADMLRVRGDKDTRLRGAFVKRVRSIPERGGNA; translated from the coding sequence ATGAAGACCATCAAACCACTTCGCCTCGGGATCCTTACCAGGCCATTCGAGAACGCCCGCCAGTATTATCTCTCTGTCGCGGTGATGGCGTTCTTTCCTTTCGACACGCCCGAGCGTTTGTTGCCAGAGATTTCGCTCTGGAAGCTCGTGGCCAAAGAGCTTGGTGAAGAAGGGATCCTGGACGAGGGCATGCCGAAATCGGCAGCCGAGGTGCTCGTGGCAGGTCACGCGTTCCCGCCAAACCCACCCAAACCTCATTGCCACGTTCGTTTGCGGATGCGATCCATCGATCGAACGCTCTATGTCTTTGGAGATCGGCAATGGACGCTTGGAGGTCCTACGGATCCAGAGCCTTTCACGTCCATGCCCATCACATGGTCGCGAGCGTTCGGCGGGGAAGGATTCGACAAGAATCCCCATGGGAAGGGCATCAAGCCCATCAAATCCGAGCAAAAAGAATGGCACCCGCTGCCGAACGTAGAAAACCCTCAAAAGCTCATCCGATCGACGAGGGACAAACCTGACCCTGCTGGGTTTTCGCCTTTCGACGTTACTTTTTCGCAGCGCGCCGGAAAAGCGGGGACCTACGACGACCGCTGGTTGAAAGAGCAGTATCCAGGGTTTCCCCTCGATTTCGATTGGACATTCTTCAACGTCGCACCGGAGGAGCAACGCTTCGAGGATTTTCTACGCGGCGGGGAGGAGTTCACAATCGACAACATGCACCCGAGCATTGCCATATCGAAAGGACGACTTCCCCGAGGCCGGGCGCGGTGTTTTGCCGAAGTGCGCGTTGGAGAATCGCTCGAGTTTCGGGAGATCTCGACGCAAATCGATACGGTTTGGCTCTTTCCTGGGCATAGCCGCGGTGTCGTCATTCATCGAGGCGTATTGCCTGTCACGGAAGACGACGCTGCTGACGTCGTCAATCTGCTCGCTGCATACGAAGCCGAGGGGCAGCCGAAATCAATCGAGCATTACAAACGCGCTCTTGCCGACCGTCTCGATAAAAAATCGGCGCTGACCGCGGTCCTGCGCGATCGCGACCTCCTTCCAGAAATGCCCCCCGCGGGAAATCATCCCGACGAGGAGGTATCGGATATGAAGGAGCTGCTCACAACAGACCGTTTGGTGCTCGAGAACGCGCGAAGGGCCACCCAAAAGCGACTCGACGATGCCCGCGCAGAAATCAAAGAAAACTTTGAAAAGCATCCCGAGCTTGCCGGGCAGCAGCCGGATCTGTCTGGAATTCCCGAAAAGGCCCCTCCGCTGCCGCCCGCACAAACGAATTTGGACGATTTGCCCGATATCGTCGAGGGAGCCTTGAAGCAAGCGGAAGAGGCCCAGAAAAAGGCTGCCGAGGAATCGAAACAAATGGAGGAGCGCGCGCGCGCCCTCTGTAAAGAGCAAAAGCTCGACTACGACAAGCTCGTCGCGGATACGAAGATGCAAGAGCGCAAGGCGAGCCGGCGATTTTCAGCGAAAGCCAAGCTCGAGCACATGGAGGAGCTGGTCAAGCTCGCAGACAACGCCGAGATTGATGCGTCCGAAGTTCGTGCGGCTCTTGCGGATCCCAAGCTCGTCGAAAAGCTCGTCGCGCTCGAAGAACAGCTCAACGATGTATATCGAAAGACTGCGCATTACCTCGAACCGACGCTCGCTGACGGCGAAGGCATTACGCGTACGGAGGTCGAGCAAGGAGCACGCGCTGGACAAACGTTTGCAGGACGTGATTTCACGAATGCGGATTTGTCGGGTCTGAATCTAACGGGGATCGATTTGGAAGGAGCGTTCCTCGAGGGAGCGAATCTTTCGGGGACGAACCTCTCCAACGCAAACCTGAAGCACGCCGTGTTGGCACATGCCAATCTTTCGGATGCAAAGCTCGTTTCGGCGGATCTGTCGCATGCCAATGCGGGCGGAGCCAATTTCACGAAGGCGGAATTCAAAAATGCCATCCTGCACAAGACGGTGCTCGCCAAAGCGGATCTTTCGTGGGCGCAACTCTCTGGTGCCAACCTCGATGCAACCGACGTAAGCGAGGCGAAGTTTTTCAAGACAGACCTATCCGGAGCGACCGCGAGGAATTTGCTGCTGGTTCGAACGAACCTCGAAGATACGAACCTGAGGCGCGCAGATTTGACAAAAACCGTATTTTTCGAGGGAAGTCTGAAGTCGGTCGACTTCACGGAGGCTATTTGCGTGGGCACGGTTTTCATGACCGTGGATGGGGCCGGTGCGCTCTTCGACCGCGCGAACATGCGCTCGGTTCGATTTGTCAAGGACGCATCATTTCCGAATGCGAGCTTTCTTGGAGCAGACATGGAGGGCGCGAACTTGAGGAGCACGGTGCTCACGGGTGCTCAATTCATGGGCGCGAATTTACGCAGCGCCGATCTTTCGGAGGCCCAACTCGAAGGTGCGAATCTGTCGAATGTCGTAGCCAATGATGCGATGTTCATCCGGACGGACCTTCGACGAGCGAACCTCGAAAACGCCGACCTCATGCAGGCGATTTTGCAAAAGGCTCGCGTCGATGGAGCCAATTTCCAAGGTGCAAACTTGTTCCGCGCGGACATGTTGCGCGTTCGCGGCGACAAAGACACAAGGCTGAGAGGAGCGTTTGTCAAACGAGTCCGGAGCATTCCGGAGCGAGGTGGCAATGCATAA